The Pseudomonas asiatica genome has a segment encoding these proteins:
- a CDS encoding YceH family protein: MSEHETAGEGRFNSIEIRILGSLIEKQATSPESYPLTLNALVLACNQKTSREPVMNLTQGQVGQALRALEGQDMTRLQMGSRADRWEQRVDKALELVPAQLVLMGLMFLRGPQTLNELLTRSNRLHDFDDTEQIQHQLERLISRGLALHLPRQAGQREDRYTHALGDPAEIEAILAARQQEGGARSSGGNVSEERIEALEARIAALEARLAELEG; encoded by the coding sequence ATGTCAGAACACGAAACCGCCGGCGAAGGCCGCTTCAACAGCATCGAGATCCGTATTCTCGGCTCGCTGATCGAAAAGCAGGCCACCAGCCCGGAAAGCTACCCGCTGACCCTCAACGCCCTGGTCCTGGCCTGCAACCAGAAAACCAGTCGCGAGCCGGTGATGAACCTCACCCAAGGCCAGGTAGGCCAGGCCCTGCGCGCCCTCGAGGGGCAAGACATGACCCGCCTGCAGATGGGCAGCCGCGCCGACCGCTGGGAACAACGGGTGGACAAGGCGCTGGAGCTGGTGCCGGCGCAACTGGTGCTGATGGGCCTGATGTTCCTGCGCGGGCCGCAAACCCTCAACGAACTGCTGACCCGCAGCAACCGCCTGCACGACTTCGACGACACCGAGCAGATCCAGCACCAGCTGGAGCGCCTGATCTCGCGCGGCCTGGCCTTGCACCTGCCACGCCAGGCCGGCCAGCGCGAAGACCGTTACACCCATGCCTTGGGCGACCCGGCGGAAATCGAGGCGATCCTGGCCGCACGGCAGCAGGAAGGCGGGGCACGCAGCAGCGGTGGCAATGTGTCGGAAGAGCGCATCGAAGCCCTCGAAGCGCGCATCGCGGCGCTGGAGGCACGCCTGGCCGAACTGGAAGGCTGA
- the sstT gene encoding serine/threonine transporter SstT: MTPVLRFLNRTSLVTQIVIGLIAGIALALLAPAIARDMAFLGKVFVSALKAVAPVLVFILVMASIANHRHGQETHIRPILWLYLLGTFGAAVVAVVASMLFPSNLVLSTGDATLSAPGGITEVLQNLLLSAVDNPINALLNANFIGVLTWAIGLGVALRHAGETTRTVVEDLSNGVTLIVRVVIRFAPLGIFGLVSATLAQSGLNALLGYLHLLAVLIGCMLFVALVMNPLIVYWKIRRNPYPLTLLCLRESGITAFFTRSSAANIPVNLALSERLGLHEDTYSVSIPLGATINMAGAAITITVLTLAAVHTLGIPVDLPTAVLLSVVAAVCACGASGVAGGSLLLIPLACSLFGIPSEIAMQVVAVGFIIGVLQDSAETALNSSTDVLFTAAACQAEERKA; the protein is encoded by the coding sequence ATGACCCCCGTCCTCCGCTTCCTCAACCGCACCAGCCTGGTGACGCAGATCGTCATCGGCCTGATCGCCGGCATCGCCCTGGCCCTGCTCGCGCCCGCCATCGCCCGCGACATGGCCTTCCTCGGGAAGGTGTTCGTCAGCGCCCTCAAGGCGGTGGCACCCGTGCTGGTGTTCATCCTGGTCATGGCCTCGATCGCCAACCACCGCCACGGCCAGGAAACCCACATCCGCCCGATCCTCTGGCTGTACCTGCTGGGTACCTTCGGCGCCGCGGTAGTCGCGGTGGTCGCCAGCATGCTGTTCCCGTCGAACCTGGTGCTGAGCACCGGCGACGCTACGCTGAGCGCGCCGGGCGGCATCACCGAGGTGCTGCAGAACCTGCTGCTGAGCGCGGTGGACAACCCGATCAACGCCCTGCTCAACGCCAACTTCATCGGTGTGCTGACCTGGGCCATCGGCCTGGGCGTGGCCCTGCGCCATGCCGGCGAAACCACCCGCACCGTGGTCGAGGACCTGTCCAATGGTGTGACCCTGATCGTGCGCGTGGTCATCCGCTTCGCCCCGCTGGGCATCTTCGGCCTGGTCAGCGCCACCCTGGCCCAGTCGGGCCTGAACGCCCTGCTCGGCTACCTGCACCTGCTGGCGGTGCTGATCGGCTGCATGCTGTTCGTGGCGCTGGTGATGAACCCGCTGATCGTGTATTGGAAAATCCGCCGCAACCCCTACCCGCTGACCCTGCTGTGCCTGCGCGAAAGCGGTATCACCGCGTTCTTCACCCGTAGCTCGGCGGCCAACATCCCGGTCAACCTGGCCCTGTCGGAGCGCCTTGGCCTGCATGAAGACACCTACTCGGTATCGATCCCGCTGGGTGCGACCATCAACATGGCCGGTGCCGCCATCACCATTACCGTGCTGACGCTCGCGGCTGTACATACCCTGGGTATTCCGGTGGACCTGCCGACCGCCGTGCTGCTCAGCGTGGTGGCGGCGGTCTGTGCCTGCGGCGCCTCGGGTGTGGCCGGTGGCTCGCTGCTGCTGATTCCGCTGGCGTGCAGCCTGTTTGGCATCCCTAGCGAAATTGCCATGCAGGTGGTGGCGGTTGGCTTCATCATCGGCGTGCTACAGGATTCGGCCGAGACGGCGCTGAATTCTTCGACCGATGTGCTGTTTACCGCGGCGGCGTGCCAGGCTGAAGAGCGTAAAGCCTGA
- a CDS encoding carboxymuconolactone decarboxylase family protein: MSMMDWDAYRKQLMAGIGDLKQLSPDTVAGYMTASGAGAKTNHLDAKTRELISLAVAVTTRCDGCIAVHSQQAVKHGASREEIAEALGVAVAMNAGAALVYSARAMDAVGKANG, translated from the coding sequence ATGAGCATGATGGACTGGGACGCCTACCGTAAGCAGTTGATGGCCGGCATCGGCGATCTCAAGCAGCTTTCCCCTGACACCGTGGCCGGCTACATGACTGCCAGCGGCGCAGGGGCCAAGACCAACCACCTGGACGCCAAGACCCGCGAGCTGATCTCCCTCGCCGTGGCCGTGACCACACGCTGCGATGGATGCATCGCGGTGCATTCGCAGCAGGCCGTCAAGCACGGCGCCAGCCGCGAGGAAATCGCCGAGGCCCTTGGCGTGGCCGTGGCGATGAACGCCGGTGCCGCGCTGGTCTACTCGGCACGTGCCATGGATGCGGTGGGCAAGGCCAACGGCTGA
- the lpxO gene encoding lipid A hydroxylase LpxO, with protein sequence MKIALVLIFVLSIAYVHLRGRVRHKLTRQLGDHSSFLAPVNSFLYLFSRHPAKPYLPVEAFPELQTLQDHWQEIREEAQQLLHVGEIKKSDNYDDVGFNSFFKTGWKRFYLKWYGESHPSAMTLCPRTTELLKGIGTVKAAMFATLPPGAKLVRHRDPYAGSYRYHLGLDTPNDDGCYIDVDGEKYSWRDGEGVVFDETYIHYAANTTEHNRIILFCDVERPLKYRWATAFNRWFSRNVMAAAAAPNDAGDKTGGINRLFTRIYKIRERGKAMKKRNRTRYYLEKWAFVAALVLVFIYI encoded by the coding sequence ATGAAAATCGCCTTAGTCCTCATCTTCGTCCTCTCGATCGCCTATGTTCACCTGCGCGGTCGCGTTCGCCACAAGCTGACCCGTCAGCTGGGCGACCACTCCAGTTTCCTGGCCCCGGTCAACAGCTTCCTGTACCTGTTTTCCAGGCACCCGGCCAAGCCATACCTGCCGGTAGAGGCCTTCCCCGAACTGCAGACGCTGCAGGACCACTGGCAGGAGATCCGCGAGGAAGCCCAACAACTGCTGCATGTGGGCGAAATCAAGAAGTCCGACAATTACGATGATGTCGGTTTCAACTCATTCTTCAAGACCGGCTGGAAGCGCTTCTACCTGAAGTGGTACGGCGAAAGCCATCCGTCGGCGATGACCCTGTGCCCACGCACCACCGAGTTGCTCAAAGGTATCGGCACGGTCAAGGCCGCCATGTTCGCCACCCTGCCGCCGGGCGCCAAGCTGGTGCGCCACCGTGACCCGTATGCCGGTTCGTACCGCTACCACCTGGGCCTGGACACGCCGAACGACGACGGTTGCTACATCGACGTGGACGGTGAGAAGTATTCCTGGCGCGATGGCGAGGGCGTGGTCTTCGACGAGACCTACATCCACTACGCGGCCAATACCACCGAGCACAACCGCATCATCCTGTTCTGCGACGTGGAACGCCCGCTCAAGTACCGCTGGGCGACCGCGTTCAACCGCTGGTTCAGCCGCAACGTCATGGCCGCTGCCGCCGCACCCAATGATGCCGGCGACAAGACCGGTGGCATCAACCGGCTGTTCACCCGCATCTACAAGATCCGCGAACGTGGCAAGGCAATGAAGAAGCGCAACCGCACGCGCTACTACCTGGAGAAGTGGGCATTCGTCGCGGCGTTGGTGCTGGTGTTCATCTACATCTGA
- a CDS encoding GNAT family N-acetyltransferase, whose translation MIHIRPMTPEDFEHFWSTFQAVVQARETYAFDPALSFDQARQLWLELPVRTFVAEEDGAMLGSYYLKANAAGPGGHVGNCGYMVCEAARGRGVARLMCEHSQKQARQEGFLALQFNSVVATNEVAVALWHKLGFETVGRLPKAYRHARLGLVDCLVMYKWLADEPVVEKPPLLIGRKNIEARVSRRRGR comes from the coding sequence ATGATCCACATCCGCCCCATGACACCGGAAGACTTCGAACACTTCTGGTCCACCTTCCAGGCCGTCGTACAGGCCCGTGAAACCTACGCATTCGACCCGGCCCTCAGCTTCGATCAGGCCCGCCAGCTGTGGCTGGAACTGCCCGTGCGCACATTCGTGGCCGAGGAAGACGGCGCGATGCTGGGTTCGTATTACCTCAAGGCCAATGCCGCCGGGCCTGGTGGGCACGTGGGCAATTGCGGCTACATGGTCTGTGAAGCGGCACGCGGCCGCGGCGTCGCGCGCTTGATGTGCGAGCACTCACAGAAACAGGCGCGCCAGGAGGGCTTTCTGGCCCTGCAGTTCAACTCGGTGGTGGCCACCAATGAGGTGGCAGTGGCGCTGTGGCACAAGTTGGGCTTCGAAACCGTTGGCCGCCTGCCCAAGGCCTACCGCCATGCCCGCCTGGGGCTGGTGGACTGCCTGGTGATGTACAAGTGGCTGGCGGACGAGCCGGTAGTGGAAAAGCCGCCGCTGCTGATCGGGCGCAAGAACATCGAGGCGCGGGTGTCGCGGCGGCGCGGGCGCTGA
- a CDS encoding AraC family transcriptional regulator translates to MQLTRHVDANAPLCTLIRSLATRPGFVPTHLPQVQVLSWDHYVASSPQIYEPSLMILAQGSKLARLGPRTLEYGAGHYLVQALSVPFMCETFATPEAPLLGVAVDIDRGVLGELVQSMALAPDAAVQAQTPQSMTSAALDAPMRECVERLLRCLQDPVDAKVLGPARVREVLYTALRGPQAGVLRALVEQQGHFARIGAALAHLREHYTEPLSVEALAARANMSVSTFHEHFKRCTDMAPMQYLKRLRLLKAQQMLIGEGLGVAQTAHRVGYQSTSQFSREYKRQFDRSPGDELPYQSLPV, encoded by the coding sequence ATGCAACTGACCCGCCACGTCGACGCCAATGCGCCGCTTTGCACACTGATCCGCAGCCTCGCCACGCGCCCGGGCTTCGTGCCCACGCACCTGCCCCAGGTGCAGGTGCTGAGCTGGGACCACTATGTGGCCAGCAGCCCGCAGATCTACGAACCCAGCCTGATGATCCTGGCCCAGGGCAGCAAGCTGGCGCGCCTGGGGCCGCGTACCCTGGAGTACGGCGCCGGGCATTACCTGGTGCAGGCATTGTCGGTGCCGTTCATGTGCGAAACCTTCGCCACCCCCGAAGCACCGTTGCTGGGCGTGGCGGTGGACATCGACCGCGGCGTGCTGGGTGAACTGGTGCAAAGCATGGCCCTGGCGCCGGATGCCGCTGTGCAGGCGCAAACCCCGCAGTCGATGACCTCGGCGGCACTCGATGCACCGATGCGCGAATGCGTGGAACGGCTGCTGCGCTGCCTGCAGGACCCAGTGGACGCCAAGGTGCTGGGGCCGGCGCGGGTACGCGAGGTGCTGTACACCGCCTTGCGCGGCCCACAGGCAGGCGTATTGCGGGCGCTGGTGGAGCAACAAGGGCACTTCGCCCGCATCGGCGCCGCCCTTGCCCACCTGCGCGAACACTACACCGAGCCGCTGAGCGTGGAAGCGCTGGCCGCGCGCGCCAACATGAGCGTTTCGACCTTCCACGAGCACTTCAAGCGCTGCACCGACATGGCACCAATGCAGTACCTCAAGCGCCTGCGGCTGCTGAAGGCGCAGCAGATGCTGATCGGCGAAGGCCTGGGGGTGGCGCAGACCGCGCACCGGGTGGGGTACCAGAGCACCTCGCAGTTCAGCCGCGAGTACAAGCGCCAGTTCGACCGCAGCCCGGGGGATGAATTGCCGTACCAGAGCCTGCCAGTGTAA
- the ahpC gene encoding alkyl hydroperoxide reductase subunit C: MPIINSQVKPFNATAYHKGEFVQVSEADLKGKWSVVFFYPADFTFVCPTELGDLADNYAEFQKLGVEIYGVSTDTHFTHKAWHDTSDTIGKIQYPLIGDPTHVISRNFDVLIEEAGLADRGTFVINPEGQIKIVELNDGGVGRDAAELLRKVKAAQYVAAHPGEVCPAKWKEGEATLAPSLDLVGKI, encoded by the coding sequence ATGCCAATCATCAACAGCCAGGTCAAACCGTTCAACGCCACCGCCTACCACAAGGGCGAGTTCGTCCAGGTCAGCGAAGCCGACCTGAAAGGCAAGTGGTCTGTCGTGTTCTTCTACCCGGCCGACTTCACCTTCGTCTGCCCGACCGAGCTGGGTGACCTTGCTGACAACTACGCCGAGTTCCAGAAGCTGGGCGTGGAAATCTACGGCGTGTCCACCGACACCCACTTCACCCACAAAGCCTGGCACGACACTTCGGACACCATCGGCAAGATCCAGTACCCGCTGATCGGTGACCCGACCCACGTCATCTCGCGCAACTTCGACGTGCTGATCGAAGAAGCCGGCCTGGCCGATCGCGGTACCTTCGTGATCAACCCGGAAGGCCAGATCAAGATCGTCGAACTGAACGACGGTGGTGTAGGCCGCGATGCTGCCGAACTGCTGCGCAAGGTTAAGGCTGCCCAGTACGTTGCCGCTCACCCAGGCGAAGTTTGCCCGGCCAAGTGGAAAGAAGGCGAAGCCACCCTGGCTCCATCGCTGGACCTGGTCGGCAAGATCTAA
- the calA gene encoding vanillin reductase, translated as MYTAIGYAAQTPTSPLAPMTFERRSPRPDDVAIDILYCGVCHSDIHQARNEWGIAVYPLMPGHEIIGRVTAVGDKVTAHKVGDLVGVGCMVDSCRHCEACAKDLEQYCLEGPTMTYATPDRVDGSNTMGGYSSSIVVSEHFVVRIPAGMDLPSAAPILCAGITTYSPLKHHGVGPGHKIGILGMGGLGHMAIKLAKALGAEVTLFTRSQAKAEEARRQGADHVIVSTDAEQMHAAAGRFDFLLDTIPVQHDLNPYLETLKFDGVHILVGLIEPIDPAVHAANLVMKRRVLAGSLIGGIAETQEVLDFCAEHAIRCDIELLDIRNINQAYERMIAGDVKYRFVIDMATLQG; from the coding sequence ATGTACACCGCCATCGGTTACGCCGCCCAGACCCCCACCAGCCCTCTGGCTCCCATGACCTTCGAGCGTCGCAGCCCGCGCCCTGACGACGTCGCCATCGATATCCTGTACTGCGGCGTGTGCCACTCCGACATTCACCAGGCGCGCAACGAATGGGGCATTGCCGTGTACCCGCTGATGCCGGGCCACGAGATCATCGGCCGCGTCACCGCGGTGGGCGACAAAGTGACCGCGCACAAGGTCGGCGACCTGGTCGGCGTTGGCTGCATGGTCGACTCGTGCCGCCACTGCGAAGCCTGTGCCAAGGACCTGGAGCAATATTGCCTGGAAGGCCCGACCATGACCTACGCCACCCCGGACCGGGTCGACGGTAGCAACACCATGGGCGGTTACTCCAGCAGCATCGTGGTCAGCGAGCACTTCGTGGTGCGCATCCCGGCCGGCATGGACCTGCCCAGTGCCGCGCCAATCCTCTGCGCTGGCATCACCACCTATTCGCCGCTCAAGCACCACGGTGTCGGCCCCGGTCACAAGATCGGCATCCTCGGCATGGGCGGCCTGGGCCACATGGCCATCAAGCTGGCCAAGGCCCTGGGCGCCGAAGTGACCCTGTTCACCCGTTCCCAGGCCAAGGCCGAGGAAGCCCGTCGCCAGGGTGCCGACCATGTGATCGTGTCCACCGATGCCGAGCAGATGCACGCCGCGGCGGGCCGTTTCGACTTCCTGCTCGACACCATCCCGGTGCAGCACGACCTCAACCCGTACCTGGAAACCCTGAAATTCGATGGCGTGCACATCCTGGTCGGGCTGATCGAGCCGATCGACCCGGCGGTGCATGCGGCCAATCTGGTAATGAAGCGCCGGGTGCTGGCGGGGTCGTTGATCGGTGGTATTGCCGAGACCCAGGAAGTGCTGGATTTCTGTGCCGAGCACGCGATTCGTTGTGATATCG
- a CDS encoding NAD(P)H-dependent oxidoreductase, translating into MHALIVVGHHDPQSLTHALARQIAAGLANAGHDSEIADLASEGFDPRFGLADHAVHRRLAAPPADVLREQARIERADALVLVYPIYWWSLPALLKGWVERVFSNGWAFDYEGGITVKKLRGMKVHLVAVAGADSGTFERHGYGKAMHVQIEHGIFDYCGAEVLSSTLLDDSEGAAPAAHLHTARTLGEQMFAGCEAMA; encoded by the coding sequence ATGCATGCCCTGATCGTCGTCGGTCATCACGACCCGCAATCCCTCACCCATGCCCTGGCCCGACAGATCGCCGCCGGCCTGGCCAACGCCGGCCACGACAGCGAAATCGCCGACCTGGCCAGTGAAGGTTTCGACCCGCGTTTCGGCCTGGCCGACCATGCGGTGCACCGCAGGCTGGCAGCCCCGCCGGCGGATGTACTCAGGGAGCAGGCGCGTATCGAACGCGCCGATGCGTTGGTGCTGGTCTACCCCATCTATTGGTGGTCGCTGCCGGCCTTGCTCAAAGGCTGGGTCGAGCGGGTGTTCAGCAATGGCTGGGCCTTCGATTATGAAGGGGGCATCACCGTCAAGAAGCTGCGCGGCATGAAGGTGCACCTGGTCGCCGTCGCCGGTGCCGACAGCGGCACTTTCGAACGTCACGGCTATGGCAAGGCGATGCATGTGCAGATCGAGCACGGCATTTTCGACTACTGCGGCGCCGAAGTACTCAGCTCCACCCTGCTGGACGACAGCGAGGGCGCAGCCCCGGCAGCGCATCTGCACACTGCACGCACGCTGGGCGAGCAGATGTTCGCAGGCTGCGAGGCCATGGCCTGA
- a CDS encoding TetR/AcrR family transcriptional regulator, with the protein MSSDDQGRSRKRLSREERRRQLLDVAWQLVREEGTDALSLGRLAEQAGVTKPVVYDHFETRTGLLVALYQQYDARQSRMLEQALACCDASLASRAGVIAEAYVDCVMSQGLEIPGVSAALAGSPEMEALKRAYEQPFLDKCREALAGFSPSGNIGVAGMRLLVGAADALSQAAAAGELEVGQAKAELRAAIVAMVERQ; encoded by the coding sequence ATGTCAAGCGATGATCAAGGCCGCTCGCGCAAGCGCCTGAGCCGCGAAGAGCGCCGTCGACAGTTGCTCGATGTGGCCTGGCAGCTGGTACGGGAGGAGGGCACCGATGCCTTGAGCCTGGGGCGTTTGGCCGAGCAGGCGGGGGTGACCAAGCCGGTGGTCTATGACCATTTCGAGACCCGCACCGGGCTGTTGGTGGCGCTGTACCAGCAATACGATGCACGGCAGTCGCGGATGCTGGAGCAGGCGCTGGCGTGTTGTGACGCTAGCCTGGCCAGTCGCGCCGGGGTGATTGCCGAGGCGTATGTGGACTGTGTGATGAGCCAGGGGCTGGAGATACCCGGAGTGTCGGCGGCATTGGCCGGCTCGCCGGAAATGGAAGCGCTGAAGCGGGCCTATGAGCAGCCGTTTCTGGACAAATGCCGTGAGGCGCTGGCCGGGTTTTCGCCCAGTGGCAACATTGGGGTGGCGGGCATGCGCCTGCTGGTGGGGGCGGCGGATGCCTTGTCGCAGGCGGCTGCCGCAGGGGAGCTGGAGGTGGGGCAGGCCAAGGCCGAATTGCGGGCAGCAATAGTGGCGATGGTCGAGCGGCAATGA
- the thpR gene encoding RNA 2',3'-cyclic phosphodiesterase: protein MTPVSGRIEKPFKRLFFALPVSDAQRRALAQWRRGLSLRSGKPVPAANFHVTLLFLGDVDTAHVPAICAAVDQLALPATAPRLLLDRLQVWQRASALVLEAQQTPPALLQLVYSLQQALLPLGVEAADREYRPHLTLARDYRGQPPEASSAPDFYLAARHFTLYESRKGAYWPLAQWPLSS, encoded by the coding sequence ATGACACCGGTCAGCGGACGAATCGAAAAACCATTCAAGCGCCTGTTCTTCGCCTTGCCGGTGAGCGATGCCCAGCGCCGCGCCCTGGCCCAGTGGCGACGTGGCCTGAGCCTGCGCAGCGGCAAGCCAGTGCCGGCCGCCAACTTCCATGTGACACTGCTGTTTCTCGGCGATGTGGATACCGCCCATGTGCCTGCGATTTGCGCGGCGGTCGACCAGCTGGCGCTACCGGCCACGGCACCACGGCTGTTGCTGGACCGCCTGCAGGTGTGGCAGCGGGCCAGCGCCCTGGTGCTGGAGGCGCAACAGACCCCACCGGCCCTGTTGCAATTGGTGTACAGCTTGCAGCAGGCGCTGCTGCCGTTGGGGGTGGAAGCGGCCGACCGCGAGTATCGCCCGCACCTGACGCTGGCCAGGGATTACCGCGGCCAGCCGCCAGAAGCCAGCAGCGCGCCGGATTTCTACCTCGCCGCCCGCCATTTCACACTGTACGAGTCGCGCAAGGGCGCTTACTGGCCATTGGCGCAATGGCCGCTTTCAAGCTGA
- the ahpF gene encoding alkyl hydroperoxide reductase subunit F, which yields MLDATLKSQLKTYLERVTQPIEIVASLDDGAKSRELHDLLVEIASLSNLITFSADGSDARRPSFSLNRPGADISLRFAGIPMGHEFTSLVLALLQVGGHPSKASAEVIEQIQALEGEFTFETYFSLSCQNCPDVVQALNLMAVLNPNVRHVAIDGALFQAEVESRKIMAVPSIYLNGEVFGQGRMGLEEILGKIDTNAAGRQAEKINAKDAFDVLVVGGGPAGASAAIYAARKGIRTGIAAERFGGQVLDTLAIENFISVQETEGPKLATALEEHVKQYDVDIMNLQRGEALIPATDGGLHEVRLAGGASLKAKTVILATGARWREMNVPGEQEYRARGVAYCPHCDGPLFKGKRVAVIGGGNSGVEAAIDLAGIVAQVTLIEFDSQLRADAVLQRKLHSLPNVKVITSALTTEVLGNGEKVTGLRYKDRTTDQQHEVALEGIFVQIGLLPNTDWLKGTVELSPRGEIIVDAKGQTSIPGVFAAGDVTTVPYKQIVIAVGEGAKASLAAFDHLIRTSAPA from the coding sequence ATGTTGGACGCCACGCTTAAATCGCAACTGAAAACCTACCTGGAGCGGGTCACCCAGCCGATCGAGATCGTTGCCTCCCTCGACGACGGCGCGAAATCCCGCGAATTGCACGACCTGCTGGTGGAAATTGCCAGCCTGTCGAACCTTATTACTTTCAGCGCGGACGGCAGCGATGCTCGTCGTCCATCGTTCTCGCTGAACCGCCCGGGAGCCGACATAAGCCTGCGCTTCGCCGGCATCCCCATGGGCCACGAATTCACCTCGCTGGTGCTGGCACTGCTGCAAGTCGGTGGGCACCCGTCCAAGGCCAGTGCCGAAGTGATCGAACAGATCCAGGCGCTGGAAGGCGAATTCACCTTCGAAACCTACTTCTCGCTGTCGTGCCAGAACTGCCCGGACGTGGTCCAGGCGCTGAACCTGATGGCGGTGCTCAACCCCAACGTGCGCCACGTGGCCATCGACGGCGCGCTGTTCCAGGCGGAAGTGGAATCGCGCAAGATCATGGCGGTGCCGAGCATCTACCTGAACGGCGAAGTGTTCGGCCAGGGCCGCATGGGCCTGGAAGAAATCCTCGGCAAGATCGACACCAACGCAGCCGGCCGCCAGGCCGAGAAGATCAACGCCAAGGACGCCTTCGACGTGCTGGTGGTCGGTGGTGGCCCAGCCGGCGCTTCGGCAGCCATCTATGCCGCGCGTAAAGGCATCCGCACCGGTATCGCGGCCGAGCGTTTCGGCGGCCAGGTGCTCGATACCCTGGCCATCGAGAACTTCATCTCGGTACAGGAAACCGAAGGGCCGAAGCTGGCCACGGCGCTGGAAGAACACGTCAAGCAGTACGACGTGGACATCATGAACCTGCAGCGCGGTGAAGCGCTGATCCCGGCCACCGATGGCGGCCTGCACGAAGTACGCCTGGCTGGCGGCGCCTCGCTCAAGGCCAAGACCGTGATCCTGGCCACCGGTGCCCGCTGGCGTGAAATGAATGTGCCGGGCGAGCAGGAATACCGCGCCCGTGGCGTGGCCTACTGCCCGCACTGCGACGGCCCGCTGTTCAAGGGCAAGCGCGTGGCGGTGATCGGTGGTGGCAACTCGGGTGTGGAAGCGGCCATCGACCTGGCGGGTATCGTCGCCCAGGTAACGTTGATCGAGTTCGACAGCCAGCTGCGTGCCGATGCGGTACTGCAGCGCAAGTTGCACAGCCTGCCGAACGTGAAGGTGATCACCAGTGCGCTGACCACCGAAGTGCTGGGCAATGGCGAAAAGGTGACCGGCCTGCGCTACAAGGACCGCACCACCGACCAGCAGCATGAAGTGGCGCTGGAAGGCATCTTCGTGCAGATCGGCCTGCTGCCGAACACCGACTGGCTGAAAGGCACCGTCGAGCTGTCGCCGCGTGGCGAGATCATCGTCGATGCCAAGGGCCAGACCAGCATCCCGGGAGTGTTTGCGGCGGGTGACGTGACGACTGTGCCGTACAAGCAGATCGTGATTGCGGTGGGTGAGGGGGCCAAGGCATCGCTGGCGGCCTTTGACCACCTGATCCGCACTTCGGCACCGGCGTAA